In one window of Bdellovibrio bacteriovorus W DNA:
- a CDS encoding delta-aminolevulinic acid dehydratase (COG0113 Delta-aminolevulinic acid dehydratase), whose amino-acid sequence MNIRPRRNRASENIRNFVAETDLRASQLVLPLFVCEGQKQQQNIASMPDIYRWSSDLILGQVEKAMNLGVRSFDLFPSLSEDKKDSVGTESLNPEGLLPSTIALIKKHFPEATVISDVALDPYSSDGHDGIVKDGKILNDETVEILAKMAVVHAQAGADIVSPSDMMDGRVGAMREALDQAGFSQTSILSYSAKYASSFYGPFRDALDSAPKFGDKKTYQMDFRNAREALREVELDEMEGADIVMVKPALSYLDIIQLVRANTQLPVAAYNVSGEYSMIKVGAKAGFVDETRAMVETLYSIRRAGADIIFTYFALPMAEWLKQNRDRF is encoded by the coding sequence ATGAATATAAGACCTCGTCGCAACAGAGCATCTGAAAATATCCGTAATTTCGTAGCAGAAACTGACCTGAGAGCTTCTCAGCTTGTACTGCCTCTCTTTGTTTGTGAGGGACAGAAGCAGCAACAAAACATTGCATCTATGCCGGATATCTATCGCTGGAGTTCCGATTTGATTCTAGGACAGGTGGAAAAGGCAATGAATCTAGGGGTGCGCTCTTTTGATTTATTCCCTTCTCTTTCTGAAGACAAAAAAGACAGTGTCGGCACAGAGTCTTTAAATCCAGAGGGTTTGCTACCCTCCACAATTGCCCTGATTAAAAAACACTTTCCTGAGGCGACGGTGATCTCAGATGTGGCCTTGGACCCTTATTCTTCCGATGGTCATGATGGCATTGTAAAAGATGGAAAAATTTTGAATGACGAAACCGTAGAGATTCTTGCCAAGATGGCGGTTGTTCATGCGCAAGCCGGGGCTGATATTGTTTCTCCCTCTGACATGATGGATGGGCGAGTCGGAGCTATGCGCGAAGCTTTGGATCAAGCGGGTTTTTCGCAGACATCTATTCTGTCTTACTCTGCAAAATACGCTTCTAGTTTTTATGGCCCCTTCCGTGATGCTTTGGACTCGGCTCCGAAGTTTGGTGATAAAAAGACTTATCAGATGGATTTCCGTAACGCCCGTGAGGCTTTGCGTGAAGTGGAGCTAGATGAGATGGAAGGCGCAGATATCGTGATGGTAAAGCCGGCGCTAAGCTATTTAGACATTATCCAACTTGTTCGAGCGAACACTCAGTTACCAGTGGCAGCTTACAACGTCAGTGGTGAGTACAGCATGATCAAAGTCGGTGCAAAAGCTGGTTTTGTTGATGAGACGCGCGCCATGGTGGAAACACTCTACTCTATTCGCAGAGCAGGAGCCGATATCATCTTCACATACTTTGCTTTACCAATGGCAGAATGGTTGAAGCAGAACCGCGACCGGTTTTAG
- a CDS encoding hypothetical protein (COG3876 Uncharacterized protein conserved in bacteria): MKLGIEVFLQNQKLINSLKKQRVALVCHPASVNENLEHSLDILSKKLKVTCAFGPQHGVRGDKQDNMIESDDFVDLVLKIPIFSLYGEVRRPTPEMMQHFDVLIFDLQDLGCRIYTFITTLLYVMEECARFGKKVIILDRPNPAGRPVEGFRMQKGWESFVGAAPIPMRHGLTVGELGIYFKDHYQIDVDLQVVKMKSYKPNHKNGYGWDIKRAWVNPSPNAATLNMARAYPGTVLIEGTTLSEGRGTTRALEVIGASDIDYAEVLKRMKKLAPAWHKGVILRECFFEPTFHKHVGKLCHGFQFHTDTEGYNHEQFKPFRLTALMMKVILQMHPRYQLFRDFKYEYAFGKVAFDVINGGPSLREWIESKTATVKQLDAALKKDEQSWVKERKKYLLYS; encoded by the coding sequence ATGAAATTAGGCATCGAAGTATTTTTACAGAATCAAAAGTTAATCAACTCTCTTAAAAAACAAAGAGTCGCACTGGTTTGTCATCCAGCCAGCGTGAATGAAAACCTTGAGCACTCTTTGGATATTCTTTCCAAAAAATTAAAAGTAACCTGCGCGTTTGGTCCTCAGCACGGTGTGCGTGGCGATAAGCAAGACAATATGATTGAGAGCGATGACTTTGTAGATCTGGTTTTAAAAATTCCGATCTTTAGTCTTTACGGTGAAGTTCGTCGCCCGACTCCTGAGATGATGCAGCACTTTGATGTCTTGATCTTTGATCTGCAAGATCTGGGATGCCGTATTTACACTTTCATCACGACTTTGCTGTATGTGATGGAAGAGTGTGCGCGCTTCGGTAAAAAAGTAATTATCTTAGATCGCCCGAATCCTGCGGGACGCCCCGTAGAGGGGTTTCGTATGCAGAAAGGATGGGAGTCCTTCGTGGGAGCAGCCCCGATTCCGATGCGCCACGGACTGACAGTCGGAGAGCTAGGAATTTATTTCAAAGATCACTATCAGATCGATGTAGATTTGCAAGTGGTGAAGATGAAGTCCTATAAGCCAAACCATAAAAATGGTTATGGTTGGGATATAAAGCGTGCTTGGGTGAACCCTTCTCCGAATGCGGCAACGCTCAACATGGCCAGAGCCTATCCAGGAACGGTTTTGATTGAGGGAACAACGCTTTCAGAAGGCCGCGGGACAACGCGCGCGCTGGAGGTGATTGGAGCCTCAGATATTGATTACGCCGAAGTTTTAAAACGTATGAAAAAGCTGGCACCAGCTTGGCACAAAGGAGTCATCTTAAGAGAGTGCTTCTTTGAACCGACTTTTCATAAGCATGTTGGAAAGCTTTGTCATGGCTTTCAGTTTCACACAGATACTGAAGGTTACAATCATGAGCAGTTTAAACCTTTCCGTTTAACCGCGCTGATGATGAAAGTGATCTTGCAGATGCACCCTCGCTATCAGCTCTTCCGTGATTTCAAATATGAGTACGCTTTCGGCAAAGTTGCGTTTGATGTGATCAACGGGGGACCATCACTCAGAGAGTGGATTGAGAGCAAAACGGCGACAGTGAAACAGTTGGATGCCGCCCTTAAAAAAGATGAACAATCTTGGGTGAAAGAAAGAAAGAAGTATCTACTTTACTCTTGA